In Providencia sneebia DSM 19967, one DNA window encodes the following:
- a CDS encoding 4-oxalomesaconate tautomerase yields the protein MKKIPCMLMRGGTSKGVFLLADDLPENIQERDKLILAIMGSGHPLQIDGIGGGNPQTSKVAIISRSSNPNADIDYLFAQVSVQESIVDTAPNCGNILCAVGPYAIEKGLVSVSGNTTTVRIHNINTDTFINSTVQTPNGQVSYEGETSIASVPGSASPIALTFLNACGSKTGKLLPTGNLIDIIDDVEVSCIDMAVPIVLIDAPQLNKTGYETALELENDAEFMQRIENIRCQAGSLMGLGDVSKKVIPKPILVSPAINGGTINVRYFMPHKCHGALAVTGAIAIAMGTILDGSIIQRYLTHPVDIENISIEHLSGHFDVAFRLQGDFPEGLQASIIRTARKLFSGDVYVP from the coding sequence ATGAAAAAAATACCTTGTATGTTGATGCGTGGTGGTACATCGAAAGGTGTATTTCTATTAGCAGATGATTTGCCTGAAAACATTCAAGAGCGTGATAAGCTTATTTTAGCTATTATGGGATCAGGCCATCCGCTACAGATTGATGGTATTGGTGGCGGCAATCCGCAAACAAGTAAAGTTGCAATTATTAGCCGTTCTAGCAATCCTAATGCTGATATTGATTACTTATTTGCTCAAGTTTCAGTGCAGGAGTCAATTGTTGATACAGCCCCAAATTGCGGTAATATTTTATGTGCCGTCGGCCCTTATGCCATAGAAAAAGGCTTAGTATCAGTTTCTGGAAATACCACAACGGTACGAATTCACAATATCAATACGGATACATTCATTAATTCCACAGTTCAAACACCAAATGGGCAAGTTAGCTATGAAGGTGAGACTTCAATCGCTAGTGTTCCCGGAAGTGCCTCGCCTATCGCCCTCACCTTTTTAAATGCTTGTGGATCTAAAACAGGCAAGTTATTACCGACTGGCAATCTTATCGACATTATTGATGACGTTGAGGTCAGCTGTATTGATATGGCCGTACCTATTGTATTAATCGATGCACCTCAATTGAATAAAACAGGTTATGAGACAGCACTTGAGTTGGAAAACGATGCAGAATTCATGCAAAGAATAGAGAATATTCGTTGCCAAGCAGGAAGTTTGATGGGATTAGGTGATGTCAGTAAAAAAGTCATACCTAAACCTATTTTAGTTTCACCCGCTATAAATGGTGGAACAATCAATGTTCGTTATTTTATGCCACATAAATGTCATGGTGCGCTCGCAGTGACCGGCGCAATTGCAATTGCGATGGGAACAATACTTGATGGCAGCATAATTCAGCGTTATTTAACACATCCTGTAGATATTGAGAATATTTCCATAGAACATCTCAGTGGGCATTTTGATGTCGCTTTTCGTCTACAAGGAGATTTCCCTGAGGGTTTACAAGCTTCTATTATTAGAACAGCACGAAAATTATTTTCAGGTGATGTTTATGTACCTTAA
- a CDS encoding anion permease produces the protein MQKDKIWKLLLLIAIPIIISLIPTPEGLPHIAWLLFGLYLAAIVGLVLKPYSEPVILLATIAASAVIIGVTGAEDVVKSGEVLKGYASGTTWLVFAAFTLSAAFVITGLGKRLSYILIGKLGGTTLGLGYVTAILDLVIAPATPSNTARAGGIVFPIINSVAVALGSDPEKSPRKAGHYLLMNVYMVTKTTSYMFLTAMAPNALALAMMADIMGIHLSWGGWALAASVPGLIMLVLTPLIIYKVYPPELKKVNNKEIAAKGLEALGPMTIREKLLSMIFVLALIGWIFAEKIGVSASTVAIAVMALTLILGVVTWDDVLKNKGGWNTLIWYGGIIGMSGVLTKAGFFKWLADVMGQNLAFGDHTMLAFFVIMFISVAIRYLFASGGAYVAAMVPVFATVGMVAGAPPMLLALGLLFSNAYGGSLTHYGGAAAPIVFGAGYNDIRSWWIIGGIVAFLSLLVHMTIGLGWWEILINAGLI, from the coding sequence ATGCAAAAAGATAAAATATGGAAGCTATTGCTATTAATAGCTATACCCATAATTATATCTCTAATCCCAACTCCCGAAGGGCTACCGCATATTGCTTGGTTGTTATTTGGTCTTTACTTAGCTGCTATTGTTGGGCTGGTATTAAAACCTTATTCCGAACCTGTAATATTGTTAGCCACAATTGCTGCAAGTGCAGTCATTATCGGGGTAACAGGAGCGGAAGATGTCGTTAAATCAGGTGAAGTTCTCAAAGGTTATGCTTCAGGGACAACGTGGTTAGTTTTCGCCGCATTTACCCTAAGTGCCGCTTTTGTTATCACAGGATTAGGAAAACGACTCTCATATATATTAATTGGTAAACTTGGAGGAACAACACTCGGGCTTGGTTATGTAACCGCCATTCTTGATTTAGTTATTGCGCCAGCAACACCATCTAATACAGCTCGTGCAGGTGGTATTGTTTTCCCCATCATCAACAGTGTCGCAGTCGCTCTGGGCTCTGATCCTGAAAAAAGCCCTCGTAAAGCGGGTCACTATTTGTTAATGAACGTTTATATGGTGACAAAAACCACCAGCTATATGTTCTTAACAGCAATGGCACCTAACGCGTTAGCATTAGCGATGATGGCGGATATCATGGGTATCCACTTAAGTTGGGGCGGATGGGCATTAGCCGCATCAGTACCTGGCCTCATCATGTTAGTCTTAACACCACTGATTATTTACAAAGTCTATCCGCCAGAACTGAAGAAGGTAAATAACAAAGAGATCGCTGCCAAAGGTTTAGAAGCACTTGGACCTATGACAATAAGAGAAAAATTACTCAGTATGATCTTCGTGTTAGCCTTAATTGGATGGATATTTGCTGAAAAAATTGGGGTTTCAGCATCTACTGTGGCAATTGCTGTCATGGCGCTGACATTAATCCTTGGTGTAGTAACTTGGGATGACGTGTTAAAGAATAAAGGCGGCTGGAATACCTTGATTTGGTATGGTGGTATCATCGGGATGTCTGGTGTGCTAACCAAAGCAGGATTCTTCAAATGGTTGGCAGATGTGATGGGACAAAACCTCGCATTCGGTGACCATACCATGCTGGCATTCTTTGTTATCATGTTTATCAGTGTGGCTATCCGTTACCTATTCGCATCAGGCGGTGCATATGTTGCGGCAATGGTTCCAGTATTCGCTACCGTAGGTATGGTTGCGGGTGCACCTCCAATGTTACTTGCTCTGGGATTATTATTCTCTAACGCCTATGGCGGTAGCTTGACCCATTACGGAGGCGCGGCTGCTCCAATCGTCTTCGGTGCAGGTTACAACGACATACGTTCATGGTGGATAATTGGTGGTATCGTGGCATTCCTAAGCTTGCTGGTTCATATGACCATTGGTTTAGGTTGGTGGGAAATCTTAATTAACGCCGGACTGATTTAA
- the citG gene encoding triphosphoribosyl-dephospho-CoA synthase CitG: MRPIMVENNELLSQEKVDYFSQLGWQAMLAEVNLSPKPGLVDKFNTGAHKDMALTDFHLSANAIAKHFPDFLFAGAKYKHLPLPQVLTKIRIIGIACEKSMFHATSGVNTHKGTIFSLGLMLTVIGRKLALNLPLIAESICQDVAQMCQGITAELKQNTIRPTAGQRLYQAYGLTGARGEAECGYKLVTELSLPYYLKQLINGTDPEIALINTLILLMENNNDTNIANRGGIDGLIWVKEKAKLILTQQSLNKSDYLTIIKNFDDECIIKNLSPGGSADLLILTWFLARLPHSNKI, from the coding sequence ATGCGTCCGATCATGGTTGAAAATAACGAGTTACTCTCACAAGAAAAAGTTGATTATTTTAGTCAACTTGGTTGGCAAGCTATGCTTGCTGAAGTGAATTTATCACCAAAACCTGGATTAGTTGATAAATTTAATACGGGTGCACATAAAGACATGGCACTCACTGATTTTCATTTAAGTGCGAATGCGATTGCCAAACATTTTCCGGATTTTTTATTTGCAGGTGCAAAATATAAGCATCTTCCTTTACCACAAGTATTAACCAAAATACGAATAATTGGTATTGCTTGTGAAAAATCCATGTTTCATGCGACATCTGGTGTCAATACACATAAAGGAACCATATTTTCATTAGGTTTGATGCTAACTGTTATTGGTCGTAAATTAGCATTAAATTTACCGCTAATTGCAGAGTCCATTTGCCAAGATGTAGCGCAAATGTGCCAAGGAATTACCGCTGAATTAAAACAAAATACAATCAGACCCACTGCCGGACAACGACTTTATCAAGCATATGGATTAACGGGTGCTCGCGGGGAAGCTGAATGTGGATATAAATTAGTTACCGAATTATCTCTTCCTTATTATTTAAAACAGCTAATTAATGGAACTGATCCTGAAATAGCATTAATTAATACTTTAATACTATTAATGGAGAATAATAATGATACCAATATTGCCAATAGAGGCGGTATTGATGGGTTAATTTGGGTAAAAGAAAAAGCGAAATTAATATTAACTCAGCAATCACTAAATAAATCAGATTATTTAACAATAATAAAAAACTTCGATGATGAATGTATTATAAAAAACCTTAGTCCAGGAGGCAGTGCAGACTTATTAATTCTGACATGGTTTTTAGCTCGTCTACCACATTCAAACAAAATATAG
- the citX gene encoding citrate lyase holo-[acyl-carrier protein] synthase, with protein sequence MFYPLPDTVEQTEISLPELLESRDNRQARQQEWIGLHQVTLISFTVVYPGPVKDSSLVRQVFNQGLNALNQIAQNRQWVLLAQQSFALATGPECLVAVDADAIEVKKALIESEELYSVGRLWDFDVFDANGQQYSRSDLNLPPRRCLVCEKEAKICARHRTHQLNDIINQIEVLANASDHG encoded by the coding sequence ATGTTTTACCCACTGCCTGATACCGTAGAACAAACTGAAATATCTTTACCTGAATTGCTAGAAAGCCGCGACAATCGCCAAGCTCGCCAGCAAGAATGGATTGGTCTCCATCAGGTAACCCTCATTTCATTTACTGTCGTGTATCCAGGACCTGTCAAAGACAGCTCTCTTGTTAGACAAGTATTTAATCAGGGTTTAAATGCGCTTAATCAGATTGCACAAAATAGGCAGTGGGTACTTTTAGCACAACAATCTTTCGCTTTAGCGACAGGACCAGAATGTTTGGTTGCTGTTGATGCGGATGCTATTGAGGTCAAAAAGGCACTTATTGAATCTGAAGAATTATATTCAGTAGGTCGTTTGTGGGATTTTGATGTTTTTGATGCCAATGGACAACAATATTCACGTTCTGATCTCAACCTTCCCCCTAGGCGCTGTTTAGTTTGTGAGAAAGAAGCCAAGATTTGTGCTCGTCATCGCACACATCAATTAAACGACATTATTAACCAAATCGAGGTATTAGCAAATGCGTCCGATCATGGTTGA
- the citF gene encoding citrate lyase subunit alpha — translation MTNMTQRQARVSAYIDPVKDESARPFKDIGKIQQQVQKPRNRKLCDDLQTAIRRSGLKDGMTISFHHAFRGGDLTVNMVMQVIADMGIRNLTLASSSLSGCHSPLVEHIRHGVVRKIYTSGIRGALAEAISRGELEEPVQIHSHGGRVNLIHSGEIKIDVAFIGVPACDEFGNANGYTGEASCGSLGYAKIDAETANKVVMLTEELLTYPHNPASIKQDEVDYIVKVKRVGDADKIGADATRMTSNPRELLIARTAADVIEKSGYFKEGFSLQTGTGGASLAVTRFLEDKMRRHDITADFALGGITSTIVDLHEKGFIRKLLDVQSFDRAAAMSLARNPNHIEISANQYACYDSKGASVDMLDVVVLSALEIDKNFNVNVLTGSDGVIRGASGGHSDTAVASKLSIIVAPLVRGRIPTLVDEVITCVTPGSSVDILVTDHGIAVNPARPELKQQLESQGIKVVSIDWLRERAELLTGKPNPIEFTDKVVAVVRYRDGSVIDVVHQIKE, via the coding sequence ATGACAAATATGACACAGCGCCAGGCTCGCGTATCAGCCTATATAGATCCTGTAAAAGATGAGTCCGCTCGTCCATTTAAAGATATTGGTAAAATACAGCAACAAGTACAAAAACCAAGAAATCGTAAACTTTGTGACGATTTACAAACTGCTATTCGCCGCTCAGGCTTGAAAGACGGTATGACCATTTCATTTCATCACGCATTTCGTGGTGGTGACTTAACCGTCAATATGGTTATGCAAGTAATAGCTGATATGGGTATCCGTAATTTAACCTTAGCATCTAGCTCATTAAGTGGTTGCCACTCTCCTTTAGTTGAGCATATCCGCCATGGTGTCGTTCGTAAAATTTATACTTCAGGTATCCGGGGAGCGCTTGCTGAAGCAATTTCTCGTGGTGAATTAGAAGAACCTGTACAAATTCACTCTCATGGTGGACGCGTTAATTTAATTCACAGCGGTGAAATTAAAATTGATGTTGCTTTTATTGGGGTTCCAGCTTGCGATGAATTTGGTAATGCAAATGGCTATACGGGTGAAGCGAGTTGCGGTTCTTTAGGTTATGCAAAAATTGATGCTGAAACGGCAAATAAAGTTGTTATGTTGACGGAAGAGCTACTCACTTATCCGCATAATCCTGCAAGCATCAAACAAGATGAAGTCGATTATATTGTTAAAGTTAAACGTGTTGGTGATGCAGATAAAATCGGGGCTGATGCAACCCGTATGACGTCAAACCCACGCGAATTATTGATCGCGAGAACTGCTGCTGATGTTATTGAAAAATCAGGCTATTTCAAAGAAGGTTTCTCTTTACAAACTGGGACTGGTGGCGCATCTTTAGCCGTCACCCGTTTCCTTGAAGATAAAATGCGTCGTCACGACATTACCGCTGATTTCGCACTTGGCGGCATCACATCCACGATTGTCGATTTACATGAAAAAGGCTTTATCCGCAAACTTCTTGATGTACAAAGTTTTGATAGAGCTGCGGCTATGTCATTAGCCCGTAACCCAAATCACATTGAAATCAGTGCCAATCAATATGCATGCTATGACTCTAAAGGTGCATCTGTTGATATGTTAGATGTCGTGGTGTTGAGTGCTCTTGAAATTGATAAAAACTTTAATGTCAATGTGTTAACAGGTTCAGATGGTGTTATTCGCGGCGCTTCTGGTGGTCATAGTGATACCGCAGTTGCCTCTAAATTGTCTATCATCGTAGCACCATTAGTTCGCGGCCGTATTCCAACACTGGTTGACGAAGTCATTACCTGTGTCACTCCGGGTTCGAGTGTCGATATTTTAGTCACTGATCATGGTATTGCAGTTAACCCTGCACGCCCTGAACTGAAACAACAATTGGAAAGTCAAGGAATTAAGGTTGTATCCATTGACTGGTTGCGTGAACGAGCTGAATTGCTCACAGGTAAACCAAATCCAATTGAGTTTACAGATAAAGTTGTCGCTGTGGTGCGTTATCGCGATGGCTCAGTGATTGATGTCGTGCATCAAATCAAGGAGTAA
- the citE gene encoding citrate (pro-3S)-lyase subunit beta has protein sequence MTPERKKRTRRSMLFVPGSNAAMLSNSFIYKADALMFDLEDSVTLREKDTARRLVYHALQHPLYKDIETVVRVNALDSEFGIADLEAVVRGGADIVRLPKTDTAQDVIDIENEILRIEKSCGREEGSTGLLAAIESPMGITQAVNIAHSSPRLIGIALGAEDYVRNLRTERSPEGIELLYARCAILQAARSAGIQAFDTVYSDANNEEGFLKEAAHIKQLGFDGKSLINPRQIELLHNLYAPTQKEVDHAQRVVDAANAAEQEGRGVVSLNGKMVDGPVIDRARLVLSRAALSGIREE, from the coding sequence ATGACACCGGAAAGAAAAAAACGCACTCGTCGCAGTATGTTATTCGTACCAGGTTCAAATGCAGCGATGCTAAGTAACTCCTTTATTTATAAAGCAGATGCTTTGATGTTTGACTTAGAAGATTCCGTCACATTAAGAGAAAAAGATACAGCACGTAGACTGGTCTATCACGCATTGCAACATCCTTTATATAAAGATATTGAAACCGTTGTACGCGTTAATGCATTAGATTCTGAATTTGGTATTGCCGATTTAGAAGCAGTTGTACGCGGTGGTGCAGATATTGTCCGCTTACCTAAAACAGATACTGCACAAGATGTTATTGATATTGAAAATGAAATTTTACGCATTGAGAAAAGTTGTGGCAGAGAAGAAGGTAGTACTGGATTACTCGCAGCAATTGAATCTCCAATGGGTATCACACAAGCGGTGAATATAGCGCATTCATCCCCAAGATTAATAGGCATCGCATTAGGTGCCGAGGACTATGTCCGCAATTTGCGCACCGAGCGGTCTCCAGAAGGCATTGAACTCCTCTATGCTCGCTGCGCCATTTTACAAGCTGCACGCTCTGCCGGGATCCAAGCGTTTGATACCGTCTATTCTGACGCAAATAATGAAGAAGGCTTTTTAAAAGAAGCTGCTCATATTAAACAACTTGGTTTTGATGGCAAATCTTTGATTAACCCTCGTCAAATTGAGCTGCTACACAATTTATACGCACCAACTCAAAAAGAAGTTGACCATGCACAACGCGTTGTTGATGCCGCGAATGCAGCAGAACAAGAAGGTCGTGGCGTCGTTTCCTTAAATGGGAAAATGGTTGATGGCCCAGTGATTGATAGAGCACGCTTAGTTTTATCTCGCGCTGCATTATCTGGAATTCGGGAAGAGTGA
- the citD gene encoding citrate lyase acyl carrier protein, with protein MKILHAAVAGTLESSDVMVRIEPLEDSQEVSIQISSSVEKQFGDAIEQVVLELVKQYQIEGAEIIVDDKGALECVLRARLEALLARACDITALPWEEK; from the coding sequence ATGAAAATACTCCATGCAGCAGTGGCAGGCACACTTGAATCAAGTGATGTCATGGTTCGAATAGAACCATTAGAAGATTCTCAAGAAGTCTCAATACAAATATCAAGTAGTGTTGAAAAACAATTTGGTGACGCAATAGAGCAAGTTGTACTCGAACTGGTTAAGCAGTATCAAATAGAAGGTGCTGAAATCATTGTTGATGATAAAGGCGCACTAGAATGTGTACTCAGAGCGCGTCTTGAAGCCTTGCTTGCGCGTGCTTGTGATATTACAGCACTGCCATGGGAGGAAAAATAA
- the citC gene encoding [citrate (pro-3S)-lyase] ligase — translation MFENITFNHVKRHENRKLAEISQFLKENNLDIDSSIDVFITITRNDKLIACGGLAKNVIKCVAISDDVRGEGLALKLATELVNLAYENNTTHLFIYTKTQNESLFEQCGFHTLATVPNIMVLMENSCCYLKRYIKSLKATRKDGKKIGSIVMNANPFTLGHRYLIEQAAKACDWLHLFVVKEDTSRFPYSVRLELIEAGTKGIENLTIHKGSEYIISRATFPCYFIKDKAVVDNCYTEIDIKIFRQYIAPALGITHRFVGTEPFCKVTNQYNQDMRFWLETDQLSYPPIELVELPRMVHDGVAVSASQVRRLLAKKDLAAIKPIVPEATFHYLENMLASRSSSASHRPENSELVTGEL, via the coding sequence ATGTTCGAAAACATAACGTTTAATCATGTAAAACGTCATGAGAACAGAAAACTCGCTGAAATATCTCAGTTTTTAAAAGAGAACAACCTCGATATTGATTCTAGTATTGACGTTTTTATTACTATTACACGTAATGATAAATTAATTGCATGTGGTGGCCTAGCAAAAAACGTTATTAAATGTGTGGCAATTAGCGACGATGTAAGAGGTGAAGGTCTTGCATTAAAATTAGCAACTGAGTTAGTTAATTTAGCTTATGAAAATAATACGACACATTTATTTATTTATACTAAAACTCAAAATGAAAGTTTATTTGAGCAATGTGGTTTCCATACATTAGCAACCGTTCCTAATATTATGGTGTTAATGGAAAATAGCTGCTGTTATTTAAAGCGCTATATTAAAAGTTTAAAAGCAACACGTAAAGATGGCAAAAAAATTGGTTCTATTGTCATGAATGCTAACCCATTCACACTTGGCCATCGCTATTTAATCGAGCAAGCCGCAAAAGCCTGCGACTGGTTGCATTTGTTTGTTGTCAAAGAAGATACTTCTCGTTTTCCATATAGTGTCCGCCTTGAATTAATTGAAGCTGGCACTAAGGGAATCGAAAATTTAACGATTCATAAAGGCTCTGAATATATTATCTCCAGAGCAACATTCCCTTGTTATTTCATCAAAGATAAAGCAGTTGTTGATAATTGTTATACCGAAATTGATATTAAAATCTTTCGTCAATATATCGCTCCGGCACTTGGAATTACCCATCGTTTCGTCGGAACTGAGCCATTTTGCAAAGTCACTAACCAATATAACCAAGACATGCGCTTTTGGCTCGAAACAGATCAACTGAGTTATCCGCCTATCGAATTAGTTGAATTACCACGAATGGTCCACGACGGCGTAGCGGTTTCCGCTTCTCAAGTTCGTCGGCTACTCGCTAAAAAAGATCTCGCGGCAATCAAACCGATTGTACCCGAAGCAACTTTCCACTATTTAGAAAATATGCTTGCTTCCCGTTCTTCATCGGCTTCTCACCGCCCTGAAAATTCTGAATTAGTTACAGGTGAACTATGA
- the dpiB gene encoding sensor histidine kinase DpiB, producing MKKEFQQFPLRKGYPISFSVRVFLLLLLVSVVLTLSLGKYFTDTAENRLMANIRSLAMSQAKLIASMDGVVQSVKNKDIQKLKGIADKLNQDSNYDYVVIGDENSMRLYHPNEEKVGMMMQWNKPGALERGESYFIGGEGSIGNAMRAKTPIFDETGKIIGVVSIGYLTNKIEMSRSELFAQTGATFFGVLVILLLLSWAFSRLIQRQMLGMEPEQITQMVIVQKGIFEAVFEGIIAVDCNGKIISINHNARKMLALAERSNQLIGQSVVDLISPNHFFTDDLAITQHDVICSFNGLNVIANRVALFDDKYLLGAVISFRSQNDIESLNSQLTQVRQYVENLRTLRHEHLNWMSTLSGLLQMKEYDQALAMIKGESESQQQLIDALRQQFTDKQVAGLLFGKYHRARELGLRLKFTEGSQLKQLPPQLSSTEFCAILGNLLDNAFEASLQKSEGDGLIELYLSDESDEFVIEVADQGCGFSDEMKNKWQERGVTTKKDQSDAHGIGLYLVASYVKRCNGVIIIEDNQPHGTLFSIFIPKVMIQND from the coding sequence ATGAAAAAAGAGTTCCAGCAATTTCCTCTAAGAAAAGGTTATCCCATCTCTTTCTCGGTACGAGTCTTCCTTCTTTTATTACTCGTATCCGTTGTTTTGACCTTAAGTTTAGGAAAATATTTTACTGACACGGCTGAAAATCGCTTGATGGCAAACATTCGATCTCTTGCGATGAGCCAAGCTAAATTGATTGCATCAATGGATGGTGTTGTTCAATCAGTCAAAAATAAAGATATTCAAAAACTAAAAGGTATTGCGGATAAACTGAACCAAGATTCCAATTATGATTATGTGGTGATCGGGGATGAAAATTCCATGCGCTTATATCATCCTAATGAAGAAAAGGTTGGGATGATGATGCAATGGAATAAACCGGGAGCATTAGAACGCGGTGAAAGCTATTTTATTGGCGGTGAGGGTTCTATTGGTAATGCGATGCGTGCAAAAACGCCTATTTTTGATGAAACAGGCAAAATAATTGGTGTCGTCTCTATTGGTTACCTTACTAATAAAATTGAAATGTCGCGCAGTGAGCTATTTGCGCAAACAGGGGCGACTTTCTTTGGTGTTTTAGTTATTTTATTATTGTTATCATGGGCATTTTCGCGGCTCATTCAACGCCAAATGTTAGGCATGGAACCCGAACAAATTACGCAAATGGTCATCGTTCAAAAGGGGATTTTTGAAGCCGTTTTTGAAGGTATAATAGCCGTGGATTGTAATGGAAAAATTATAAGCATTAACCATAATGCCCGTAAAATGCTTGCATTGGCTGAACGTTCAAACCAATTAATTGGTCAATCAGTCGTTGATTTAATTTCGCCAAATCACTTTTTCACTGATGATCTAGCAATTACCCAACATGATGTCATTTGCTCTTTCAATGGGCTAAATGTCATTGCTAACCGAGTTGCATTGTTTGACGACAAATATTTGTTGGGTGCTGTTATTAGCTTTCGTAGCCAAAATGATATTGAATCACTGAATTCTCAATTGACACAAGTTCGTCAATACGTCGAAAATTTACGAACTTTGCGTCATGAACATCTTAATTGGATGTCTACATTAAGTGGACTTCTCCAAATGAAAGAATACGACCAAGCTTTGGCGATGATTAAAGGAGAATCTGAGTCACAACAACAATTAATTGATGCGCTACGGCAGCAATTTACAGATAAACAAGTAGCGGGTTTACTGTTTGGCAAATACCATAGAGCGCGTGAACTTGGGTTACGACTAAAATTCACTGAAGGTAGTCAATTAAAACAACTACCACCACAATTGAGCAGCACTGAGTTTTGTGCAATTTTAGGCAATCTTCTTGATAATGCTTTTGAAGCAAGCTTACAAAAGAGTGAAGGTGATGGTTTAATTGAGCTTTATCTTTCTGATGAAAGTGATGAGTTTGTTATTGAAGTCGCTGACCAGGGATGTGGTTTTTCTGATGAGATGAAAAACAAATGGCAGGAAAGGGGCGTGACAACAAAAAAAGATCAGTCTGATGCGCATGGCATTGGGTTATATCTTGTAGCCTCATATGTGAAGCGGTGTAATGGCGTGATTATTATTGAAGATAATCAACCACACGGTACTCTATTTTCTATTTTTATTCCAAAAGTGATGATACAAAATGATTAA
- the dpiA gene encoding two-component response regulator DpiA: MIKIKILIVEDELLLAEMHGEYIKSYPACDKVWVAGDLAQARKMIEYMKPDLILLDNYLPDGKGIDLVHELISEKNTADIVFTTAASDMETVSEAIRLGVFDYLVKPIAYERLGQTLDRYIQRKTVLQANESTSQSQIDDMFNTYARGEVKEELPTGIDTLTLEKVLSLFAQPNAEYTAETIAETIKLSRTTARRYLEYCLAQHRIEAEIAYGKVGRPQRIYRAVKKT; encoded by the coding sequence ATGATTAAGATAAAAATCCTCATTGTGGAAGATGAATTACTCTTAGCAGAAATGCATGGGGAGTATATTAAATCTTATCCTGCTTGCGATAAAGTCTGGGTTGCAGGCGATCTTGCTCAAGCCCGCAAAATGATTGAATATATGAAGCCAGATTTAATTCTGCTTGATAACTATTTACCTGATGGTAAAGGTATTGATTTAGTTCATGAGCTGATTTCAGAAAAAAATACCGCAGATATTGTCTTTACAACAGCGGCTAGCGATATGGAAACAGTCTCAGAAGCGATCCGTTTAGGTGTTTTTGATTATCTTGTTAAACCCATTGCTTATGAACGTTTAGGGCAAACATTAGACCGCTATATTCAACGTAAAACGGTGTTACAGGCGAATGAAAGCACAAGTCAAAGTCAAATTGATGATATGTTTAACACTTATGCGCGTGGTGAAGTAAAAGAAGAACTCCCCACGGGTATTGATACCTTAACGCTTGAAAAGGTGCTTTCGTTATTTGCACAACCCAATGCAGAATATACAGCTGAAACCATTGCTGAGACAATCAAACTGAGCCGCACGACAGCTCGCCGTTATCTTGAATATTGTTTAGCACAGCATCGAATTGAAGCTGAAATTGCTTACGGCAAAGTAGGGCGCCCACAAAGAATATATCGTGCGGTTAAAAAAACGTAA